CTTTAAAATAATATGATCTTTTCCTAAAAATATTTTTATTACTTCATTTGAAGAAATAAGTGAGAGTGATTTGATTATATGTCGCACAGTTGTAAAGGGAATAAGTCTATTAAAATGTATATTATTTTTTATAAAAAAAGATATAGCTGATATATTAAAATTTTCGGATAAAGCATATATTTCATTATTTTTTGTTGAAAAAAAATGAATAAATTCCCCTTCATAAGAATGAACGCTGGCGAAATCGAGCAATTCAAGAAATTTCTTTAAACGCATTTCAAATAAAAAAGTAATTTTATCTTCATTAATCTTAGGAATAGTAGAATTTTTATTACTATGTATATTTAATATCATTTCATCTAATTCTATTTTCAACCCTTCATCTAAAGCAAGCATTCTAACAAAAGGTGAAGAATTGCTTTTTAATCCTTTTAAGAGTCCTTTTAAATGTTGGATTGGGATTTCATATGTATTTTTAAAAGGAAAAAATTCCTTTGAAAAAAAGATATCGGCATTGGCACAACCATCAGTCATAGCCACACGTAAAACGTTATCGAAATAAAGATAAATATTTCTATGAATTGGCTCAACAGTACCGCAAAATTTATCAGCAAATTCAGTAATTTTTTTAAGTCTCTTTGTGGGTATCCAGCCTTCCATTAAAAATCCTCCATTTTTGTTAATTACTTTCGAAAATGAAAATTGTTCCTGCTAAAGCCATAAAAACATCCATTATAAAACTCAAAAAAGATGAATTTTTCAATTTATCTAATTCATCGGAATTATTATAAGTTTTTTGAAATAAAATGTTATTTTCATTATCTCTTAAAATTGCAGAGACTATATAGTGCCCTTTTACAACAGTATAATTAAATAAACTATAATCATAAAAATTGTAATTTATAGTTATATTATGAACGTATATATCCAGAGAATAAAATTTTTTCTTTTTTGATTCAGGTGTATTTCCATTAAAACTTTCTGATAATATATTTTTAAAAAGTATATTATCTATATTTGTATTTTTAAGAGAAGAAGATGATGGGTTAAACAATAAATAAAAATCAACTCCAATAGGAATAAAAAAAGAATAAAACAAAACATCATTATTTGACTTCATTAAATTAAAAAAAGTATATAATGCTGCGGTAAAAGCAGGAGCAGAATATTTTGCAATAGGGAGTGTAAATTGATTTACCTGTAATACATTATATCCAGAAGTATTATTCTTAAAATTATCATAAGAGCGATTGTCCACAAATGTATTAATTTTAATATATGCATCATTTTCAACATAATCTTTAATATCGGATTTTATAGTCTGTGAAATTTTATAATAATAATTAGCCACATCCTTATCAAGATTAAAAGAAAGCCCAATTGCTGAAATAATCAATACGGTGAATAAGATTAAAGTTTTTTTCATAAAAATCCCCCCTTCAAAATTAAAAACTATATTGTTATATAAAATATTATATCATAAAGTTAGAACATAATTCTTGACACATAGATTTTAATTTGTTATAATTCACTCAGTGAATAAAAAGAGGTGAAAGCATGTTTGATTTTGAAGACTATACATTTTTTAATCCATCTCCTAATTTCAGGGAGTTAATGATTTTACAGATAATTTCGCAAAATGAAAAGGTATCTCAGGAAATGATAGCCAGAAGCGTAGGGATAGTTCCTTCAATGGTAAACCGATATTTAAAAGATTTTGAAGATAAGAAATATATAATAAAAACTGGCGGAAACAGAAGAAATATGAATTATGAAATTACGCACGATGGGAAAAAGAGGCTGCAATTTTTGACCGTTTCCTTTATAAACGAAGTTTCAAAAATATATTCTGAGACGAAGAAATCATTTAATAAAGTTCTTAACAAAATTGAAGATATGGGGTATAAGAATATATTATTATACGGTGCAGGAGTTGTTGGAGGAATAGTATTAAAGGTATTAACCGGAGAAAATATAAACGTAATAGGGTTTATAGATGATTCTATTTCAAAACAGGGGGATAAAATACATGGAATAAACATATATTCTCCAGAAGAAGTGAAAAATATGGATTATGACATGATTATAATAGCTTCATTTAGACATTCTGAGGATATTTTAAAAAATGCGAGAGAAAATGAATTATCAAATATATATATTTTTAATATTGATGAAACAGGTAATGTTTCATTGGAGAAAGGGGAGTAAAAAATGAAAATTCCATTATTTGATATGACAAGGCAATATGAAAAAATAAGGGAAGAAGTTTTGGAGACTCTTGATAATATTTTTAAAACAGGAAAGGTAATTTTAGGACCACATGTAAAAGCTCTTGAAGAAGAATTGGCAGAATATGCAGGGACAAAATATGCAATAGGTGTTGCAAATGGCTCTGATGCATTATTTTTATCTGTGAGGGCTTTAAATATTGGAGAAGGTGATTATGTAATTACTACACCATATACATTTTTTGCAACAGCAAGCTGTATAACAAGAAATGGAGCAAAGCCTATATTTGTTGATGTTGAAGAAAAGTATTACAACATGGATTTAAATAAGGTAGAAGAAATTTTGAAAAATCATCCAGAAAGGGAAAAAATAAAGGCAATAATACCCGTTCATCTTTTTGGTAAAACAATAGATCTTGAAAGACTTCAATATTTCAAAGAAAAATATGGAGTTTATATAATCGAAGACGGTGCACAGTCCATAGGTTCCATGTGGAAGGGCAAAAAAGGATTTTCTGTTGGAGATTTAAGCATTACATCATTCTTCCCTACCAAAAACCTTGGAGGTTATGGTGATGGAGGAATGGTATTTACCAATAATGAAGAGTTAGCAACAAGAGTAAGAAAATTAAGAGTACACGGTGCAGCAAAAAAATACTATCATGATGAAGTAGGATTTAATTCAAGGCTTGATGAAGTGCAGGCAGCAATATTGAGAATAAAATTAAAACATCTTGATGAGTACATAGAAAATAGAATAAAAATAGCTAAAAAATATGATGAGTTATTTAAAGCATATAAATTAGAAAAATATGTAGAGTATCCAGGAGTATTTGAAGATAAATCTCATGTCTATCATCAATATGTAATAACGCTTAAAAAAGGTAATAGAGACGAGTTAAGAGAATATTTAACAGAAAAAGGCATAGGAACATCTATTTATTATCCGAAGGGATTACATGAACAGAAATGTTTTGAATATCTTGGTTATAAAAAAGGAGATTTTCCAATAACAGAAAAAGCAACAGAAACTACATTGGCATTGCCTATATTCCCTGAACT
This is a stretch of genomic DNA from Marinitoga piezophila KA3. It encodes these proteins:
- a CDS encoding MarR family winged helix-turn-helix transcriptional regulator codes for the protein MFDFEDYTFFNPSPNFRELMILQIISQNEKVSQEMIARSVGIVPSMVNRYLKDFEDKKYIIKTGGNRRNMNYEITHDGKKRLQFLTVSFINEVSKIYSETKKSFNKVLNKIEDMGYKNILLYGAGVVGGIVLKVLTGENINVIGFIDDSISKQGDKIHGINIYSPEEVKNMDYDMIIIASFRHSEDILKNARENELSNIYIFNIDETGNVSLEKGE
- a CDS encoding DegT/DnrJ/EryC1/StrS family aminotransferase, with the translated sequence MKIPLFDMTRQYEKIREEVLETLDNIFKTGKVILGPHVKALEEELAEYAGTKYAIGVANGSDALFLSVRALNIGEGDYVITTPYTFFATASCITRNGAKPIFVDVEEKYYNMDLNKVEEILKNHPEREKIKAIIPVHLFGKTIDLERLQYFKEKYGVYIIEDGAQSIGSMWKGKKGFSVGDLSITSFFPTKNLGGYGDGGMVFTNNEELATRVRKLRVHGAAKKYYHDEVGFNSRLDEVQAAILRIKLKHLDEYIENRIKIAKKYDELFKAYKLEKYVEYPGVFEDKSHVYHQYVITLKKGNRDELREYLTEKGIGTSIYYPKGLHEQKCFEYLGYKKGDFPITEKATETTLALPIFPELTENEVEYIVESIKEYFNN